The DNA sequence TTTTAACAATAGCACCAAAGGTTGGACTTATTTTATCCATATCAATCGATTTCCCGAGCGTGATATCTCGAGACATTTTGCCAAAATTATTTTCAATTTCCATTACTGATTTTAGCTTCTCATGCTCTGGAATGACATCGTCAACGTAAATATCCTTTGTCTCGTTATCTTCAATGTATACAAAAGAAATTCCTTTTCGCTTTATTCGATCAATTATTGTTTTAGTCAAAAGCACTCCACTATTAAGTAATGCTTGTCCATTCTCATTATAAATTGCCTTTGCTAACCGATCATTTACCTGTAATGAATTAACTGATCGTATTCTCATCGTACTGCCCCTTCCGTGCACCTCTTGGTTGAAGCAGCTCCATGGAAGGAGCTGCTATTTTCCTTATGTTAATTTAAGTAAAAACTCTTTTCCTGTCATTCCTTTAGAGATGCCTAAATTCTCTGCCTCTACCGTAACAGACTCTAAAGGGGCTTCAATTAATTGTTCTATTGTTTTCACACCAACAGCTCTCCCTGCAACCACTTTGCGATCTTTTAATTTTTCGTTAAGTAACGCTACATCTAATGCTCCACACATGATATAACCCTTATCATTTGTAACTACTAAAAGGTTCGTTTTTGGCAGTACTACAGAGACTGCAGTAAAAGGTTTTCCTTCGATAAACATTGGCTGTACTTCGACCATTATTTCTTCACCCTTTCATAAGTCATTAACAACTGCATGTTAATAGCCTATGATTGATTCGAAAATTAGTGTCCGTCCCTTTTATTTATCGGTTCTTTAATTTCCAAATTAATATGTCTCTTAAAAATTCTGGCATATAATACGTTTTATCCTTACACCCGCTAATTTCAGGGTACAATTTTCCTAGAGTAAACATATCTAGTGTAGCTAGTTTATAGACCTTGTCTCCCTCAATTAATTCACCATGAATAAAAACATTGTTCTCATGAATAAAACCATCATGAGGCAATGTAAGACCATCAAAAATCATTTCTCCTAATACTTTACCACGGAAGCCAAAACCCTTTAATTTAAGCTCAATCATTTCCTGAGATCGTGCCATTCGTGTAATCTCCAATAAACCTTGACCAGTAATTGTTACACTAGCAGGATTGATAGGGTGAGGACAAATCCGATGAATGTCCTTTATTGTTACTTCACCTTCTTTTAAACCATCTAAAAGCACCCCTGCGTTTACCATACTTATATCTGCATCGCACCATTCTCTTAAGCCTCTTGCCAACAATCGTATTATTGGGGTTTCTTTATACCAATTCACTTCTTGGGGCTCGTCTAGCCTAGCTACGGTTTGATTTAATTGTTTATGTGAATCAATTTCAAGAGTAGTGAGTAAGTCCTCTGTAAATTGATCTTTGTTATTCGTATTTACTTTTATCGAATGAACATCAACAATTGGATCCGCTTCTTTATTTCTATGCGTAAGTTTAATTTCTCCAATATATTTTCCTGAACGTCCGGATTGGTTTATCCAAGTGCCATTAATCATTTTACCGCTCTCTAGTACATGGTGTGTATGGGCCCCAATGATGAAATCAAATTGAGGATACTTTACTGCGAGCTGTTCGTCTTGATGTAATCCTAAATGAGATAAACATATAAGGTAATCCACTTCAGGACGAATTTTTTTTATTAATGGTTCCAAGCAAGTGAATGGATCTGCTATTTTCCAACCTAACGTTTGATAAAAGAGAGAAAAAGGTATCGTAGCACCAATTACTCCAACTTTTAATTTATTTTTCGTCTCGATTATTTTATATGGCTTAGCCCAGGAAGGTCTTTCATTCGTTTCATCAAAAAGGTTACAAATAAGAACCGGAAAATTTGCTTCTTCATACAAACGATTTAAATCTTCTTTTGAAAAAGTAATTCCTTCATTATTACCGATCGTTACTGCGTCGTAATGAAGTTTATTTAATAGTGTTACATTCCCTTTTCCCTTTAATCCTTCAGAAATGGGATGTACACGATCTATGTGATCTCCGACATCAAATAAAAGTACTTCTTCACCGTTCGCCTCTGCTTCATTTCTTCTTTCTTTAATAAGCGCAACGACGGCTGACCAATTTTCTAATTGACTATGTAAATCGTTTGTATGAAGAATTCTAAGCTTCTTCACTTTCACCCAATTCCACCGCCATTCTGCTTACATCACATTAACTTCCCGTAATGCCTTGATATATCAATCTAATTCCAATGATAATTAAAAATACTCTTAAGAGATTAACGATAGCATCGCTTTGCATTTTTCTATTTATCGCTGCACCAAGTTGTCCACCAATCCAAGCACCTGGAAGTAATGCTAAAACATATAGCCAATCAATGTTACCTAAAGCCATATGTGATACTGAGCTTAAAATGGCTGATAAAAAAATCATGAGCATAGATGTTGCAACAGCGATATGGGGCGGAAAACCGAATAACAATATCATTGCAGGAACCATTAAAGAGCCCCCACCAATACCAAATAGCCCTGAGCACATACCAACGACAAACCCAATGAGAATGCCTATAATTGGGTGATAGCCGTATGTAATCTCAACACCTGCACGATTAACATACGTCCGCTGTACCCCTTTTTTTGCAGGCTTCAGTGGTAAAATGTACTTCCTTACCATTAATACGAACGATACTAAAACAATAAAAGTACCAAAAATAATTAGAAAGATGTCCGTATTAAGATCTTTATTTAACCAAACACCAAATAATGCGCCTGGTCCACTTCCTCCAAAAAAGATGAATGCACTTTGGTAATCAACTTTCTTCTGTTTTAAATACGCTAATGTGGAAGATAATCCTGTAAAAATCATAATTAACAGAGAAGTTCCAACAGCAATTTGGGGTGTAATCCCATGCAATATTGGCATATACCCACTTAGCATCATCAATGCCGGAACAACGATAATACCTCCGCCAAGTCCCATTATACTTCCTAAAATGGCAGCTACAAGGCCTAAAAGCAATAATATTATCCATTCCATATAAAAAGACCTGCTTCCTTTTTTGTTATGCAGTCATGCATATATTCCCTCAGAAAAACAAAAAATGTGACAAGAAATCCGATTATCTTCTATTATCAATCAAATAAGTGTAATTGTCGAGGCGCTAATCCTATATAATTTAACTTTAATTTTTCAATAAACTGCTTCCCATTTTTTGCTGCATGACCACCAGAATTATTATTAAACAAAACGTAAGATTCTTTCGTTTTATGAGATAGATTTTCGATTTTTTTAGCTAGATCTGTTAACTCTTCATTATTATATTCATATAAATACCTAACATCACGCCAATTTTCACCTTTTCTCGGACTAGACCAACCATAAATATTCCGTCCATGAAAACGGAACAGCGTTTTGTTTTTATTCGTAACATGAGGGACAAATGGAATAGAACGTTCTCCTGCTTGAGGCTCATCACATATACTATGTATCCATTCATCTTCTTCCATAAATGCAATTGTTTTTTCCATGAATTGTTCATTATACCATGAACGATGTCTAAATTCTAAAGCGATATCCCAGTGAGAAAACTGTTGTCTACAATATCTTAAATAGGTAACATTTTCTTTATTACATTCAAACCACGGTGGAAATTGTAAAAGGATCATCGCCAGTTTGTTCGCTTCCTTCATTGGCTGAATTGATTGTTTAAATGCTTCGAACATTTTTGTCCTTGAATCGTAAGGAATATCTCCTCTTAAGTGTCCCGTAATGCCTTGAAAAGCTTTCACTATAAATGTAAATGTAGAAGGAGTTTCTTCCATCCATTTTTCAATGTTTCGCTGTGGTGGGATCGCATAAAAGGATGAATCAACTTCTACAATTGGAAAGTGGCTAGCATACGTAGTGAGCTTATGTGATTGTTTTTCATAGAGAGAGTCATGATCTCCCCAGCCTGTTAAACCTACCCAAATCACAAAAAAATCCCTCCTCCCTTATATCGAAAAAACCTAATCCAGACAAAATAGTCTGAATTAGGTTATGACATCAAAATTAGTTTTACCCTATAGAGCCTTCCATCTCGAACTTGATGAGACGATTCATTTCAACCGCATATTCCATTGGGAGTTCTTTTGTAAATGGCTCAATGAATCCCATAACAATCATTTCAGTCGCTTCTTGCTCTGATACTCCACGACTCATTAAATAGAATAATTGTTCCTCAGACACTTTAGACACTGTTGCCTCGTGTTCAAGTGTAATATTGTTGTTTAATATCTCATTGTATGGAATTGTATCTGAAGTAGACTCGTTATCCATAATGAGTGTATCACATTCGATATTTGCTTTAGAACCTTCAGAACGACGTCCAAAGTGACAAATACCACGATACGTTACTTTACCACCATGCTTTGAAATCGACTTAGACACGATTGTTGAAGAACAATCAGGTGCTAAGTGTGTCATTTTAGCTCCTGCATCTTGATGTTGTCCTTTACCAGCGATTGCAATAGATAACACATTACCACGTGCACCGCGACCCTTCATGACAACAGCAGGATACTTCATCGTTAATTTAGACCCAATATTTCCGTCAACCCATTCCATCGTTGCATTTTCTTCTGCAACTGCACGCTTCGTTACTAAGTTAAATACGTTTGGCGCCCAGTTTTGAATTGTAGTATAACGGCAATATGCATTCTTTTTAACGATAATTTCTACAACCGCACTGTGAAGTGAATTCGTTGTATAAACTGGTGCTGTACAACCTTCTACATAGTGCACAGAGCTATCTTCATCAGCAATAATCAACGTACGCTCAAATTGACCCATGTTTTCAGAGTTAATTCGGAAATAAGCTTGCAATGGTGTATCAACCTTAATTCCTTTTGGAACGTATATGAACGATCCACCAGACCAAACAGCTGAGTTTAAAGCAGA is a window from the Evansella cellulosilytica DSM 2522 genome containing:
- a CDS encoding YunC family protein, coding for MVEVQPMFIEGKPFTAVSVVLPKTNLLVVTNDKGYIMCGALDVALLNEKLKDRKVVAGRAVGVKTIEQLIEAPLESVTVEAENLGISKGMTGKEFLLKLT
- a CDS encoding bifunctional metallophosphatase/5'-nucleotidase, encoding MKVKKLRILHTNDLHSQLENWSAVVALIKERRNEAEANGEEVLLFDVGDHIDRVHPISEGLKGKGNVTLLNKLHYDAVTIGNNEGITFSKEDLNRLYEEANFPVLICNLFDETNERPSWAKPYKIIETKNKLKVGVIGATIPFSLFYQTLGWKIADPFTCLEPLIKKIRPEVDYLICLSHLGLHQDEQLAVKYPQFDFIIGAHTHHVLESGKMINGTWINQSGRSGKYIGEIKLTHRNKEADPIVDVHSIKVNTNNKDQFTEDLLTTLEIDSHKQLNQTVARLDEPQEVNWYKETPIIRLLARGLREWCDADISMVNAGVLLDGLKEGEVTIKDIHRICPHPINPASVTITGQGLLEITRMARSQEMIELKLKGFGFRGKVLGEMIFDGLTLPHDGFIHENNVFIHGELIEGDKVYKLATLDMFTLGKLYPEISGCKDKTYYMPEFLRDILIWKLKNR
- a CDS encoding sulfite exporter TauE/SafE family protein, translating into MEWIILLLLGLVAAILGSIMGLGGGIIVVPALMMLSGYMPILHGITPQIAVGTSLLIMIFTGLSSTLAYLKQKKVDYQSAFIFFGGSGPGALFGVWLNKDLNTDIFLIIFGTFIVLVSFVLMVRKYILPLKPAKKGVQRTYVNRAGVEITYGYHPIIGILIGFVVGMCSGLFGIGGGSLMVPAMILLFGFPPHIAVATSMLMIFLSAILSSVSHMALGNIDWLYVLALLPGAWIGGQLGAAINRKMQSDAIVNLLRVFLIIIGIRLIYQGITGS
- a CDS encoding DUF72 domain-containing protein, which translates into the protein MIWVGLTGWGDHDSLYEKQSHKLTTYASHFPIVEVDSSFYAIPPQRNIEKWMEETPSTFTFIVKAFQGITGHLRGDIPYDSRTKMFEAFKQSIQPMKEANKLAMILLQFPPWFECNKENVTYLRYCRQQFSHWDIALEFRHRSWYNEQFMEKTIAFMEEDEWIHSICDEPQAGERSIPFVPHVTNKNKTLFRFHGRNIYGWSSPRKGENWRDVRYLYEYNNEELTDLAKKIENLSHKTKESYVLFNNNSGGHAAKNGKQFIEKLKLNYIGLAPRQLHLFD
- the sufB gene encoding Fe-S cluster assembly protein SufB, producing MAKKMPEIGEYQYGFSDKDVSIFRSKKGLTKEIVEEISRMKDEPKWMLDFRLKSLEQFYKMPMPQWGGDLSELNFDDITYYVKPSEKSERSWDEVPEEIKNTFDKLGIPEAEQKYLAGVSAQYESEVVYHNMKEDLEEQGIVFKDTDTALKENEAVFREHFGTVIPPTDNKFSALNSAVWSGGSFIYVPKGIKVDTPLQAYFRINSENMGQFERTLIIADEDSSVHYVEGCTAPVYTTNSLHSAVVEIIVKKNAYCRYTTIQNWAPNVFNLVTKRAVAEENATMEWVDGNIGSKLTMKYPAVVMKGRGARGNVLSIAIAGKGQHQDAGAKMTHLAPDCSSTIVSKSISKHGGKVTYRGICHFGRRSEGSKANIECDTLIMDNESTSDTIPYNEILNNNITLEHEATVSKVSEEQLFYLMSRGVSEQEATEMIVMGFIEPFTKELPMEYAVEMNRLIKFEMEGSIG